The Plasmodium vivax scf_4763 genomic scaffold, whole genome shotgun sequence genomic interval TGTTCCAGAATTCATTAACTATTGGATAAATAAAGAATTAACCAAAGCTGGGATTAACGATGATATGAGatcacaattttgcaaaaaactCGATTCTATAACTCATAATTTTGATAACCAACagctattaaaaaataaaatatatgatattaaaaaaaaggatgttaaagctatgaatatattatacgaattttataaaattttttatgaattagcacagaaaggaaataattatttgcaaGATTTTCTTGTAAATTTTAGAAAGAATTATAATGAAGGATTGATCAAATGTTTTAATGGGGCTGATGTTAAGTTTTGTcatgaattaaataaatatataaaattttatgaacaaagAAAAGGTCAATTATCAAATATATGTGATAATAACAAATGCccctctttaaaaaaattaacattattattatcaccttcaaaaaaaga includes:
- a CDS encoding variable surface protein Vir5-related (encoded by transcript PVX_009600A), with product MSGKDPDYSFFENFESCYKIECKKEQANFVTEYTNYCKDTQFTYNNGNQVVHICKNMVKLYNSAILEHGYSKKHFTQNNVPEFINYWINKELTKAGINDDMRSQFCKKLDSITHNFDNQQLLKNKIYDIKKKDVKAMNILYEFYKIFYELAQKGNNYLQDFLVNFRKNYNEGLIKCFNGADVKFCHELNKYIKFYEQRKGQLSNICDNNKCPSLKKLTLLLSPSKKELLNIAENGYKLIGSLHISYLDGLYSTETDDVY